A genomic stretch from Deltaproteobacteria bacterium includes:
- a CDS encoding four helix bundle protein: MKFKIWQASLASRLFIHRLLSGKPIHEQTKGYYMKTFRTLDLAVQFHDLASEVKAPAYLRDQLLRASSSIALNLSEGNAKQSVKEKKRYYQTAYASLQECKTIFKLMKDENSPIVRLGDHLGASLYKLLNSETTTAITPRR; the protein is encoded by the coding sequence ATGAAGTTCAAGATTTGGCAGGCTTCGCTGGCCTCTCGTTTGTTCATTCATCGGCTTCTTTCTGGAAAGCCGATTCACGAACAAACGAAGGGATATTATATGAAAACGTTCCGAACGCTGGACCTAGCAGTGCAGTTTCACGACCTGGCCTCTGAAGTAAAAGCACCGGCGTACTTGCGGGACCAGCTTTTGCGAGCCTCGTCCTCGATTGCTTTAAATTTGTCAGAAGGGAACGCGAAACAGTCGGTAAAAGAAAAGAAGCGTTACTATCAAACCGCATACGCTTCACTTCAAGAATGTAAAACTATTTTTAAGCTGATGAAGGACGAAAACTCGCCGATAGTTCGTCTTGGCGATCACTTGGGAGCGAGCCTTTACAAGTTACTGAACTCGGAAACAACAACAGCGATAACGCCCAGGCGCTGA
- the msrB gene encoding peptide-methionine (R)-S-oxide reductase MsrB: MGGSMRSFLTMCLVMGVMVLSERALAWSPENFKKPSDADLKKSLTKIQYQVTQHEGTERPFENEFNEKKDDGIYVDIVSGEPLFSSKDKYDSKTGWPSFSAVLKKEYIVEKEDRGLFGSRTEIRSKYADSHLGHVFNDGPKPTGLRYCMNSAAMRFIPAAELEKQGYGQFVSLFQTAVPAKKK, from the coding sequence ATGGGAGGATCGATGCGGTCATTTTTAACGATGTGTCTGGTGATGGGTGTGATGGTTCTATCTGAGCGTGCGCTTGCGTGGAGTCCGGAGAATTTTAAAAAACCGAGCGACGCGGATTTAAAGAAGTCGCTGACCAAGATTCAGTATCAGGTCACTCAGCATGAAGGCACGGAACGGCCCTTCGAGAACGAGTTTAATGAAAAAAAAGATGACGGCATTTACGTCGACATCGTTTCCGGCGAACCGCTTTTTAGCTCGAAAGACAAATACGACTCCAAAACGGGTTGGCCGAGCTTTTCAGCTGTTCTGAAAAAAGAGTATATTGTCGAAAAAGAGGACCGCGGACTCTTTGGTTCTCGAACGGAGATCCGCAGTAAATATGCGGACTCTCATTTGGGACATGTTTTTAACGATGGTCCAAAACCGACTGGCTTGAGATACTGCATGAACTCTGCAGCCATGCGGTTTATTCCCGCGGCTGAACTGGAGAAACAGGGTTACGGCCAGTTTGTTTCTCTCTTTCAAACGGCAGTGCCCGCAAAGAAAAAGTAA